From the Nonlabens marinus S1-08 genome, one window contains:
- a CDS encoding SanA/YdcF family protein, translating to MRKLLNIVVFLLIGTLVAVIFLQVYVQQTSSRFIKDDMNELVPAYTGIVLGASVRPDKSLSPILKDRVDAARLAYEQGKINKFLLSGDHGQVDYDEVNAMKSYLNEQGVPDEDIFLDHAGFDTYDSMIRARSVFKVQKAIVFTQKFHLPRAVYLGRNLGLDLQGYVVDRENFEPSSHLLRREWLANIKAWTEIHLEQKPTFSGVPIPITGSSDPTHDK from the coding sequence ATGAGAAAACTTCTTAATATCGTTGTCTTCCTATTGATAGGTACACTGGTCGCCGTGATTTTTCTGCAGGTTTATGTGCAGCAAACCTCTTCTCGTTTTATTAAAGACGATATGAATGAGCTGGTGCCAGCGTATACGGGAATCGTTTTAGGTGCTAGCGTTAGACCCGACAAAAGCCTCTCGCCCATTCTTAAAGATCGGGTGGATGCAGCGAGATTGGCCTATGAGCAAGGAAAAATCAATAAATTTCTATTGAGTGGTGATCACGGTCAAGTGGATTATGACGAGGTGAATGCCATGAAGTCCTATTTGAATGAGCAAGGCGTACCGGACGAGGATATTTTTTTAGATCACGCGGGTTTTGACACTTACGACAGCATGATCAGGGCGAGATCTGTATTTAAAGTTCAAAAAGCTATTGTATTTACTCAGAAGTTTCATTTGCCTAGAGCTGTTTATTTAGGCCGTAATTTGGGATTGGACTTGCAAGGCTATGTGGTGGACCGGGAAAATTTCGAGCCCAGCTCACACCTGCTGCGCAGGGAATGGCTGGCAAATATCAAGGCCTGGACTGAAATTCACCTAGAGCAAAAACCTACTTTTTCTGGAGTGCCTATTCCTATTACTGGCAGTAGTGATCCCACACACGACAAGTAA
- a CDS encoding TonB-dependent receptor — protein MHKIKWCLVVLMIFAFVPCQAQHTLSVPSAFAKANKKANSQKYTLSGTVTEEETGETLLNVTVSIPELATGTVTNEYGFYSITLEAGTYQVIYSSIGFQSIERTVVLDQNQKISLKMQEQGEQLDAIILKNDIEKLNTRSPQMSVNALSIESIKKTPVVLGEVDLIKTLTLLPGVTTAGEGASGFNVRGGAADQNLVLLDEATLYGSDHLFGFFSVFNPDAIKDLKLYKGGIPARYGGRVSSVLDIYQRDGNNRKLSGTGGIGIVASRLLLEGPIQKNKSSFLVGGRSSYAHLFFPLFGLENQAYFYDLNAKVSFNLDDRNRLYGSAYFGRDRFEVNNLFGNTFGNSFVNLRWNHVFNDKWFSNASVIYSDYNYALELQFVEFEFFSGISNLNIKYDLTHFQSDKAKLRYGLNSIYYEFDPGKIVPTTPTSAINERQLVKKYAWENALYVDGEFRLTDQLNVNAGLRLTSFNRLGQDFINIYENNQPLLFNQEQGVYESAEPIATEESSRSNTLETFVNLEPRLSVAYSLDDDTSIKASYQRINQYIHLVSNTTAPTPFDLYAPSGNFIKPQQGDQVAAGFFKNLGDYSFETEAFYKSVNNRLDYIDGADLIAQDAVETILLSGKARAYGLEFLLRKKEGKLQGWIAYTLSKSEQRTPGRTADEPGINNGEWYNAPWDKTHDLTVTANYEWSDKWSFGSNFVLQTGQPVTYPNGQYQFNGLFVPTYESRNASRLPIIHRLDISATYIPKPDKTKGWQGSWVFSLYNAYNRKNAASISFGENEDTNRNEATRLSIFGIVPAVTYNFKF, from the coding sequence ATGCATAAAATCAAGTGGTGTTTAGTGGTGTTGATGATTTTCGCTTTCGTACCGTGTCAAGCACAGCATACACTTTCTGTTCCTTCCGCTTTCGCGAAAGCGAACAAAAAAGCGAACTCCCAAAAATATACGTTATCAGGTACAGTGACTGAGGAGGAGACAGGAGAAACATTGCTTAATGTCACGGTCTCTATTCCTGAACTGGCTACTGGAACTGTTACTAATGAGTATGGATTTTATTCGATCACTCTGGAAGCTGGGACCTACCAAGTCATTTATAGCAGTATAGGTTTTCAAAGCATAGAGCGCACTGTCGTGCTGGATCAAAATCAAAAGATTTCACTTAAAATGCAAGAGCAAGGCGAACAACTGGACGCCATTATTCTCAAGAATGATATTGAAAAACTGAATACACGCTCACCACAAATGAGTGTAAATGCTTTGTCTATTGAATCCATAAAAAAAACTCCAGTGGTTTTGGGCGAGGTTGATTTGATCAAAACTTTGACATTACTGCCTGGGGTCACTACTGCTGGAGAGGGCGCCAGCGGTTTTAATGTGCGCGGTGGCGCTGCTGACCAAAACCTGGTCTTGCTGGATGAGGCGACTTTATATGGTAGTGATCACTTATTTGGATTCTTTTCTGTCTTTAATCCTGATGCCATCAAGGATTTAAAATTATATAAAGGTGGTATACCGGCGCGATATGGTGGCCGAGTTTCTAGTGTCTTAGACATTTACCAGAGGGATGGAAACAATAGAAAACTGAGCGGGACCGGTGGTATAGGCATCGTCGCCAGCCGATTGCTATTAGAGGGCCCAATACAGAAAAACAAATCTTCTTTCCTGGTAGGCGGTCGTAGCAGTTATGCACATTTGTTCTTTCCTTTATTTGGATTGGAGAATCAGGCCTATTTCTATGATTTAAATGCTAAGGTTTCCTTTAATCTGGATGATCGCAACCGCTTGTATGGATCTGCTTATTTTGGAAGGGATCGGTTTGAGGTGAATAATTTATTTGGGAATACGTTTGGGAACTCTTTTGTCAATCTGCGATGGAATCATGTGTTTAATGACAAGTGGTTCAGTAATGCCTCTGTAATTTATTCTGATTACAATTATGCGCTAGAGCTTCAATTTGTGGAATTTGAATTCTTTAGTGGTATTAGCAACCTGAATATCAAATACGACCTCACTCATTTTCAATCGGACAAAGCCAAGTTGCGCTACGGCCTTAATTCCATTTATTACGAATTTGATCCAGGAAAAATAGTCCCTACAACACCTACTAGTGCTATTAACGAGCGTCAATTGGTTAAAAAATACGCTTGGGAGAATGCATTGTATGTGGATGGAGAGTTTCGACTCACAGATCAACTGAATGTCAATGCAGGTTTGCGGTTGACTTCTTTTAACAGACTGGGACAAGACTTCATCAATATCTATGAAAATAACCAGCCGTTACTTTTCAATCAAGAACAAGGTGTGTACGAATCGGCCGAGCCTATTGCTACGGAAGAAAGCAGTAGAAGTAACACCCTAGAAACTTTTGTAAACTTAGAACCACGACTTTCTGTTGCCTACAGTCTGGATGATGATACCAGTATCAAGGCGAGTTACCAAAGGATCAATCAGTACATCCACCTAGTTTCTAACACTACAGCTCCTACTCCATTTGACTTGTATGCACCTAGTGGTAATTTCATAAAACCACAACAAGGCGATCAAGTAGCCGCTGGATTCTTTAAGAATCTGGGCGACTATTCGTTTGAGACTGAAGCTTTTTATAAATCGGTAAACAACCGCCTAGACTATATCGATGGTGCTGATTTGATTGCACAAGATGCCGTAGAGACCATATTACTTTCTGGGAAAGCGCGTGCTTATGGATTGGAATTCCTATTGCGCAAAAAAGAAGGAAAATTACAAGGATGGATTGCTTATACCTTATCTAAAAGTGAACAACGCACCCCAGGCAGAACGGCGGATGAGCCAGGAATTAATAATGGGGAATGGTACAATGCACCCTGGGATAAAACCCATGATTTGACTGTGACTGCCAACTATGAATGGAGCGATAAGTGGAGCTTCGGGAGCAATTTTGTTTTACAAACAGGACAGCCCGTAACTTATCCTAACGGTCAGTATCAATTCAACGGTCTTTTTGTTCCCACTTATGAATCTCGCAATGCTAGCCGTTTGCCTATCATCCACAGACTGGACATATCGGCTACATACATTCCAAAACCAGATAAGACCAAAGGCTGGCAAGGCAGCTGGGTTTTTAGTTTATATAATGCCTACAATAGGAAGAATGCAGCGAGCATCAGCTTTGGTGAGAACGAAGATACCAACAGGAATGAGGCGACGCGACTTTCCATATTTGGAATTGTACCTGCCGTCACCTATAACTTCAAATTCTAA
- a CDS encoding DUF6642 family protein, which yields MSELEVPITDIENFIYCLEVVPDADHDETTEVLKILEDVAFNQNIASIYKACDTIEGLEQSIDNLLYNDHNFNDYEIIYLVLPGEANNILINGYYYSIEEIAELFEGKMEGKVIHFANKKILDLTDDESQYFLDVTGARAISGYGFHSEQMTSAFTIDRVFFSLFYKNDDLREVVEQMFNKHYKLCKLLDFRLYY from the coding sequence ATGAGTGAACTGGAAGTACCTATTACCGATATTGAAAATTTTATCTATTGCCTAGAAGTCGTGCCTGATGCAGATCATGATGAAACTACTGAAGTTCTCAAGATTCTGGAAGATGTCGCTTTCAATCAAAATATTGCCAGTATTTACAAAGCCTGTGATACGATAGAAGGACTGGAGCAAAGTATAGATAATTTGCTGTACAACGATCATAACTTCAATGATTATGAGATCATTTACCTAGTGCTACCTGGAGAGGCAAATAATATTCTTATCAATGGATATTATTACAGCATAGAAGAGATTGCCGAGTTGTTTGAAGGTAAAATGGAAGGTAAAGTAATCCATTTTGCCAACAAGAAAATACTAGACCTAACTGACGACGAATCACAGTATTTCCTAGATGTGACTGGCGCTAGGGCTATATCTGGTTACGGGTTCCACTCTGAGCAAATGACCAGTGCTTTTACCATCGACCGAGTGTTCTTTAGTTTATTTTATAAAAATGATGACCTCAGGGAAGTGGTAGAACAGATGTTCAACAAGCATTATAAATTGTGTAAGCTGTTGGACTTCAGGCTTTACTATTAG
- a CDS encoding DUF4249 domain-containing protein: protein MKKWISILVLGILCWGCEDVIDVDLNTAAPRLVIDARLELLEDASSQNTVLLTRSSGFFEEDNPLVTDAQVQVMDGNGVTYPFVYDPANGLYRNANLQIQDDLDYTLTIVDQGQTYEATQQLVRTVPLIDIEQQEIEGFGEVTEITAFYEDPETPGDNYLFVYEDPNNFEVDLREDEFSNGNRSPQSFFIEELEPNTPITLKIAGIDAQAFRFFETLLQQTDAGGGGPFDTQPATVRGNIVNQENREQFPFGYFRVSQVYQINYLSQ, encoded by the coding sequence ATGAAAAAGTGGATATCTATACTAGTTTTAGGAATACTTTGCTGGGGTTGCGAAGATGTGATTGATGTTGATCTAAATACCGCAGCACCTCGACTGGTGATTGATGCCCGGTTGGAATTATTAGAAGATGCTAGCAGTCAAAACACGGTATTGCTCACTAGATCTTCTGGTTTTTTTGAAGAGGATAATCCGTTGGTGACAGATGCACAAGTTCAAGTAATGGATGGAAATGGAGTGACCTATCCGTTTGTTTATGATCCCGCAAATGGCTTGTATCGCAATGCGAATTTACAAATTCAAGACGATCTGGACTACACACTGACTATTGTAGATCAAGGGCAAACTTATGAGGCTACACAGCAGTTGGTGCGGACCGTTCCATTAATAGATATTGAGCAGCAGGAAATTGAAGGGTTTGGAGAGGTCACAGAGATTACCGCATTTTACGAGGATCCCGAAACCCCTGGAGACAATTATCTGTTTGTATATGAAGATCCAAATAACTTTGAAGTTGACCTAAGGGAAGATGAGTTTAGCAATGGTAACCGCTCACCTCAAAGTTTCTTTATAGAGGAACTAGAGCCCAATACTCCTATCACTCTTAAAATTGCTGGAATTGACGCACAGGCCTTTCGGTTTTTTGAAACATTGCTCCAGCAAACAGATGCAGGTGGCGGTGGTCCATTTGACACACAACCAGCCACAGTTCGCGGGAATATTGTTAATCAAGAAAACCGGGAACAGTTTCCTTTTGGTTACTTTAGAGTTTCTCAGGTATATCAGATCAATTATTTAAGCCAGTAG
- a CDS encoding PAS domain S-box protein: MQIKPSSHKVLIIEDDPLYLHRIQNYLKAFFETENQATAITYTAVKQILDATSNKFDIILLDLTLPDLQDIPLLNEVLQLANNIPVVVLSSHENMSFSIKTLDLGASDFLLKEELTAFSLYKAITHNIERKKYILQIEKTRNQYTELFQLSPQPLITYTVDDKKILTVNDAACELYGYTKEEFSQLSLADIRPKSEIDFLNQEFKRILEKGISSHNYMGTFIHQKKHGEIFTVEVYSNPASHLNKNIRISLVNDVSERVKYTQQIEEQNKRLKDIAWIQSHVVRAPLTRIMSLISLFKDVEVEKSASEESFILENIYNSSKELDDVLNDITVKASNQQNVE; encoded by the coding sequence ATGCAAATAAAGCCGTCTAGCCATAAGGTTTTAATCATTGAGGATGATCCACTGTATTTGCATCGGATTCAAAATTATTTGAAAGCTTTTTTTGAAACTGAAAATCAAGCAACTGCAATTACATATACTGCTGTGAAACAGATATTAGATGCAACATCTAATAAATTTGACATCATATTATTAGACTTAACGTTACCAGATTTACAAGACATACCATTGTTAAATGAAGTACTTCAATTGGCAAATAATATACCTGTTGTGGTACTAAGTAGTCATGAAAATATGTCCTTCAGTATAAAAACATTAGATCTAGGAGCATCTGATTTTTTATTGAAAGAAGAATTAACTGCCTTTTCTTTATACAAAGCAATTACTCATAATATTGAACGTAAAAAATATATTCTACAAATTGAGAAAACTAGAAATCAATACACGGAATTATTTCAATTAAGTCCTCAACCTTTAATTACCTATACGGTCGATGATAAAAAGATCTTAACCGTTAATGATGCAGCATGCGAATTATATGGCTATACTAAAGAGGAGTTTTCACAGCTCAGTTTGGCTGATATCAGGCCTAAATCTGAGATAGATTTTCTTAATCAAGAATTTAAAAGAATTTTAGAAAAAGGAATTTCTTCCCATAATTACATGGGAACCTTTATACACCAAAAAAAACATGGTGAAATATTTACGGTTGAAGTTTATAGCAATCCAGCCTCTCACTTGAATAAAAATATAAGGATTTCCTTAGTTAACGATGTGTCAGAAAGAGTCAAATACACGCAGCAAATTGAGGAACAAAACAAGAGGTTGAAAGATATTGCTTGGATTCAATCTCACGTGGTCAGAGCGCCATTGACACGTATCATGTCATTAATCTCGCTTTTTAAAGATGTTGAGGTGGAGAAAAGTGCTTCAGAGGAATCATTTATATTAGAAAACATATATAATTCCTCTAAGGAACTTGACGATGTATTAAATGACATCACCGTTAAAGCATCTAATCAGCAAAATGTAGAATGA
- a CDS encoding aminotransferase class V-fold PLP-dependent enzyme: MKLDLEFVRAQFPAFSEPSLQGWAFFENAGGSYPCIQFINRLTDFYMKNKVQVNYPYPASMLAGELMEASYKRMADYLNVEDSEIHFGPSTTQNIYVLANAMSPIWKNGDEIILSCQDHEANAGAWRKLADKGIKIVEWHVDSETGLLSLDELEGLFSERTKMLVFPHCSNVIGHINPVKEISRNAHKHGVLSVVDGVAYAPHAFPDLKDLGADIYLFSLYKTYGPHLGLMYVKKELIGKLENQSHFFKEGITRSMLTPAGPDHAQIAATSGILDYFDAVYKHHFDDEAEPAQKNRALHKLFNEHEKALLDRLLDFLKSRDDVQIIGPDDAEIRATTVSILPKNKTLDQVYATLVKHQIMLGKGDFYAVRPLIDMDIPRKPGVLRISFLHYTSMEEIDQLIEALKVAL; encoded by the coding sequence ATGAAACTTGACTTAGAATTTGTTCGCGCACAATTTCCTGCATTTTCTGAGCCTTCTTTACAGGGGTGGGCTTTTTTTGAAAATGCTGGAGGATCCTATCCTTGTATTCAATTTATTAATCGATTAACCGATTTTTATATGAAAAACAAGGTGCAGGTCAACTATCCTTATCCTGCATCAATGTTAGCTGGAGAATTAATGGAGGCTTCCTATAAGAGAATGGCTGATTACTTGAATGTTGAAGATTCAGAAATTCATTTCGGCCCATCCACAACACAAAATATTTATGTATTGGCAAACGCCATGAGTCCGATATGGAAGAATGGTGACGAAATCATTTTGTCTTGTCAAGATCATGAAGCAAATGCAGGTGCATGGAGAAAATTAGCCGATAAAGGAATTAAAATTGTAGAATGGCATGTCGATTCGGAAACAGGATTATTGAGTTTAGATGAATTGGAAGGTTTATTTTCTGAACGAACAAAAATGCTGGTTTTCCCGCATTGCTCGAATGTAATAGGTCACATTAATCCAGTTAAAGAAATTAGCCGTAATGCTCATAAGCATGGGGTTTTATCTGTAGTGGATGGCGTTGCTTACGCTCCTCATGCTTTTCCCGATTTAAAAGATTTGGGTGCAGATATTTATCTTTTTTCTTTGTACAAAACTTATGGTCCTCATTTGGGGTTGATGTATGTGAAGAAAGAGCTGATAGGAAAGTTGGAAAACCAATCTCACTTTTTCAAAGAAGGTATTACCAGAAGTATGTTAACCCCAGCAGGACCTGACCATGCTCAAATTGCGGCTACTAGTGGAATCTTGGATTATTTTGATGCGGTTTATAAGCACCATTTTGATGACGAAGCAGAACCTGCACAAAAAAACAGAGCGCTACATAAATTATTTAATGAGCATGAAAAAGCACTTTTGGATCGCTTACTTGATTTTTTAAAGTCTCGTGATGATGTTCAAATAATAGGTCCTGATGATGCAGAAATAAGAGCGACAACGGTTTCTATTCTTCCTAAAAATAAAACTCTCGATCAGGTTTATGCCACTTTAGTAAAACACCAAATAATGCTAGGGAAGGGCGATTTTTACGCGGTTCGACCCCTTATAGATATGGATATCCCAAGAAAACCTGGCGTGTTGAGAATTTCTTTTTTGCATTACACCAGTATGGAAGAAATTGATCAGTTAATAGAGGCATTAAAAGTTGCTTTATAA
- a CDS encoding ABC-F family ATP-binding cassette domain-containing protein, with translation MISVDQLAVEFSGTTLFSGVTFNVNENDKIALMGKNGAGKSTLMKIIAGVSKPTRGHVRAPKDAVIAYLPQHLLTADDCTVMEEASKAFGTLLDMKNKLDELNKELETRTDYESDAYMNIINEVSDLGLKYYAIEEVNIEAEVEKALKGLGFTAADFNRPTSEFSGGWRMRIELAKILLQKPDLILLDEPTNHVDIESVLWLEDFLINKAKAVIVISHDRAFIDAITNRTIEVTMGRIYDYKANYSHYLQLREDRRAHQIKAYEEQQKMIADNRQFIERFKGTYSKTNQVSSRERMLEKLDIIEIDEIDNSSLALRFPPAPRSGDFPITVKDVSKSYDEHVVFNNASFSIARGEKVAFVGRNGEGKSTMIKAILGEIAVEGTCQLGHNAQIGYFAQNQAALLDPNLTVFQTVDEVAKGDIRTQIKNILGQFMFSGDAIQKKVGLLSGGEKTRLAMVKLLLEPVNVLILDEPTNHLDIKSKDVLKEALKNFDGTLILVSHDRDFLQGLANKVFEFKEKRVIEHFETIDAFLERNKVETMRELAL, from the coding sequence ATGATATCTGTAGATCAATTGGCGGTAGAATTTTCTGGAACTACCCTTTTTAGTGGAGTAACCTTCAATGTCAATGAAAACGACAAGATTGCGCTCATGGGTAAGAATGGTGCAGGAAAATCTACCTTGATGAAGATCATTGCTGGCGTTTCAAAACCCACTCGTGGTCACGTACGAGCACCCAAAGACGCGGTGATTGCCTACCTGCCACAACACCTGTTGACTGCTGACGACTGCACGGTGATGGAAGAAGCCTCTAAAGCTTTCGGCACCTTGCTGGACATGAAAAATAAGTTGGACGAACTCAACAAAGAGCTGGAAACCCGTACTGACTATGAGAGTGATGCCTATATGAATATCATTAATGAGGTGTCTGACCTGGGTCTGAAATACTATGCCATTGAAGAGGTAAATATTGAAGCCGAGGTAGAGAAAGCCCTCAAAGGCCTAGGCTTCACCGCAGCAGACTTCAATCGACCTACCAGCGAATTCAGCGGTGGGTGGCGCATGCGTATTGAATTAGCCAAAATCTTACTTCAAAAACCCGACCTCATCCTACTGGACGAGCCCACGAACCACGTTGATATTGAATCTGTTTTATGGCTGGAGGACTTTTTGATTAATAAAGCTAAAGCCGTCATCGTGATCTCCCACGATCGCGCCTTTATCGATGCAATCACTAACCGCACCATAGAGGTGACCATGGGACGTATCTATGATTACAAGGCTAATTACAGTCACTACCTGCAACTGCGAGAAGACCGCAGGGCACACCAGATCAAGGCCTACGAGGAACAGCAAAAAATGATTGCCGATAACCGCCAGTTTATTGAACGTTTTAAAGGGACCTATTCAAAAACAAACCAAGTGAGTTCACGAGAACGCATGCTGGAAAAATTAGACATCATTGAGATCGACGAGATAGACAATTCCTCACTGGCGCTGCGATTCCCACCAGCTCCACGATCTGGTGATTTTCCAATAACGGTGAAGGACGTGAGCAAATCCTATGATGAACATGTGGTCTTTAACAACGCTAGTTTTTCTATCGCTCGTGGCGAAAAAGTAGCCTTTGTAGGCCGCAACGGTGAAGGAAAATCTACCATGATTAAAGCTATCTTGGGAGAGATTGCTGTAGAAGGAACCTGCCAGTTGGGCCATAATGCTCAGATAGGCTATTTCGCCCAAAATCAAGCCGCCCTACTCGATCCTAATCTTACCGTTTTCCAGACCGTTGACGAGGTCGCCAAAGGCGACATACGCACCCAAATCAAAAATATTTTAGGCCAATTTATGTTCTCTGGAGATGCGATACAGAAGAAGGTAGGTTTGCTATCAGGTGGTGAAAAAACCAGGCTTGCCATGGTAAAACTGTTGCTGGAGCCTGTCAATGTACTTATTCTTGATGAACCCACGAACCACCTGGATATCAAGAGTAAAGATGTATTGAAAGAAGCGCTCAAAAATTTTGATGGCACGCTCATTCTGGTTTCCCATGATCGTGATTTCCTACAAGGCTTGGCTAACAAGGTTTTCGAATTCAAGGAAAAACGGGTGATCGAGCATTTTGAAACTATAGATGCATTCCTAGAACGCAATAAAGTAGAGACGATGCGAGAGCTAGCGCTTTAA
- a CDS encoding response regulator, which yields MSKKLIIIDDDPICCFILEKLLSKNGMHTVACFNNATKALQFLNESNAKTDYLIFLDLNMPVMDGWEFLKAMEHNDYDFEIDVAIVTSSIDPEDIKRAETYDSVISLITKPVTHEHLNKVLKTTSKSAIT from the coding sequence ATGAGTAAAAAACTAATTATCATCGATGATGATCCTATCTGCTGCTTCATACTAGAAAAACTGCTCAGTAAAAATGGAATGCATACTGTTGCATGCTTTAATAATGCTACAAAAGCCCTTCAATTCTTAAACGAATCTAATGCTAAAACGGACTACTTGATATTCCTAGATTTGAATATGCCAGTAATGGATGGGTGGGAATTTTTAAAAGCTATGGAACATAATGATTATGACTTTGAAATTGACGTAGCAATCGTGACTTCGTCCATAGATCCAGAGGACATAAAACGAGCAGAAACATACGATTCCGTGATCAGCCTGATTACAAAACCAGTTACTCATGAGCATTTGAATAAGGTTTTGAAAACGACTTCAAAGTCAGCGATCACCTAA
- a CDS encoding cation:proton antiporter has protein sequence MDQFSPYLMALTFLGLSLALMNFLQVYTARIKISYTILLLGLGAILHAIGVPLPWPDPLWDFHTAKIITEIIVIVSLMTAGLKIGTFYDWEHWKKPLSLVIITMPLFMIGIFVISYYLLDLNGPVSLLLAAVLAPTDPVLASEIQLEDEQSIDSRNTGLRYILTAEAGINDGIAFPFVFLAILWSKAGNFYDIDFTEYFGYYIIFKILGGILIGGVIGVVFSKWIYAHHHKNQKLILKGFLALVLTFFAYGAAELCSTYGFLSVFAAGVTLQYYRPKQDQRKKQNRNILTFVAESEKLLTTLWAIFFGGALLSGILSYTDWYGIMASLVIILILRPLLGYLGVVWYDLKESKKWAIGFFGIKGIGSFFYLSFALMEGSFADYDQLFGIVSYVVLFSILIHGLTSIRVVNYFNN, from the coding sequence ATGGATCAGTTTTCTCCTTACTTGATGGCGCTTACCTTCCTAGGGTTGAGTTTGGCGCTCATGAATTTTCTGCAAGTGTACACGGCCCGTATCAAGATTTCTTACACCATATTACTACTCGGTTTAGGCGCCATTCTGCATGCGATTGGGGTACCCTTACCATGGCCTGATCCTTTATGGGATTTCCATACCGCCAAAATAATTACCGAAATTATTGTCATTGTGAGCTTAATGACCGCTGGGCTCAAAATAGGAACTTTCTACGATTGGGAACACTGGAAAAAACCCTTATCTCTGGTTATCATTACCATGCCATTATTTATGATTGGTATTTTTGTAATCAGCTATTATTTATTAGACCTAAATGGTCCCGTGTCTTTACTTCTAGCTGCCGTACTTGCGCCTACAGATCCTGTACTTGCCAGCGAAATTCAATTGGAAGATGAGCAGTCTATTGATTCTAGAAATACCGGCTTAAGATATATTTTAACAGCTGAAGCTGGAATTAACGACGGTATCGCTTTTCCATTTGTTTTTTTGGCGATCCTTTGGAGCAAGGCAGGGAACTTTTATGATATAGACTTTACAGAATATTTTGGTTATTATATCATCTTCAAAATTTTAGGCGGCATTCTAATTGGTGGTGTGATAGGTGTCGTTTTTAGCAAATGGATCTATGCACACCATCACAAGAACCAAAAACTGATTCTAAAAGGCTTTCTAGCTTTGGTGCTTACCTTTTTTGCTTACGGCGCTGCAGAATTGTGCAGCACTTATGGTTTTTTAAGTGTGTTTGCAGCTGGGGTCACTTTACAGTATTATAGACCCAAGCAAGACCAAAGGAAAAAGCAAAACCGCAACATCCTCACCTTTGTTGCTGAAAGTGAAAAACTACTAACCACTCTTTGGGCCATTTTCTTCGGTGGCGCACTACTATCGGGCATCTTGAGCTATACAGACTGGTATGGAATTATGGCAAGCCTTGTCATCATCCTCATCTTACGACCACTGCTAGGCTATCTTGGTGTCGTTTGGTATGACCTTAAAGAGTCTAAAAAATGGGCAATTGGCTTTTTTGGAATCAAAGGCATCGGTAGTTTCTTTTACCTGAGTTTTGCTCTTATGGAAGGCTCCTTCGCGGACTATGATCAATTATTCGGTATCGTCTCCTATGTAGTTCTATTTAGTATTCTCATCCACGGCCTTACCAGCATTAGAGTAGTAAACTACTTTAACAATTGA
- a CDS encoding NAD(P)H-dependent oxidoreductase: protein MTKSIESLKWRYATKNFDPKADLAEDELHLLKEAFNLTATSYGLQPCRMVVLKNKVLQEKMMPMAFGQRQVLDAPAVLVLCTISVDDAYVQKYFSLVEQVRSTPREILEPFQKQLEEKFIAMPHQEVEAWARNQAYISLGNLMTVCAQERIDSCPMEGFLPKKVDELLGLAEKGLKSVLLLPVGHRKEDDQFASMEKVRLPLEDSVISMN, encoded by the coding sequence ATGACGAAAAGTATTGAAAGTCTTAAATGGAGGTATGCCACCAAAAATTTTGATCCTAAAGCAGATCTCGCTGAAGACGAGCTCCACCTTCTTAAAGAAGCCTTTAATTTAACGGCGACTTCTTATGGTTTACAGCCTTGCCGTATGGTGGTATTAAAAAACAAAGTTTTACAAGAGAAAATGATGCCCATGGCCTTCGGTCAGCGTCAAGTATTGGATGCTCCAGCAGTTTTAGTACTTTGTACCATTAGTGTCGATGATGCATACGTTCAAAAGTATTTTTCATTAGTAGAGCAGGTCCGCTCGACACCTCGGGAAATTTTAGAACCTTTTCAAAAACAATTGGAAGAAAAATTCATCGCAATGCCACATCAAGAAGTGGAAGCCTGGGCACGCAATCAAGCTTATATTTCTCTAGGAAACCTCATGACGGTTTGTGCACAAGAACGAATTGACAGCTGCCCTATGGAAGGTTTTTTACCAAAAAAAGTGGACGAATTGCTGGGCCTTGCAGAAAAAGGATTGAAGTCTGTTCTCCTGTTACCTGTAGGTCACCGCAAGGAAGACGACCAGTTCGCCTCTATGGAGAAAGTACGCTTGCCATTAGAGGACAGCGTGATTTCTATGAACTAG